In Halococcus saccharolyticus DSM 5350, a single genomic region encodes these proteins:
- the lrpA1 gene encoding HTH-type transcriptional regulator LrpA1, with amino-acid sequence MSADATEDRILSVLEEDAQASYAEIAERAGVSKPTVRKYIEKLEGDGVIVGYSADIDPKKLSGRSIAFVGIEVESGRYVEATRELKNVDDIETLYSSSGDHTLMAEVRAPDGDAVGAIIADAILPIDGVTAAHPSFLQERLK; translated from the coding sequence ATGAGCGCGGACGCTACCGAGGACCGCATCCTCTCCGTCTTGGAGGAGGATGCCCAAGCCTCGTACGCCGAGATCGCCGAACGAGCCGGGGTTTCGAAACCTACGGTTCGAAAGTACATCGAGAAACTCGAAGGCGACGGCGTGATCGTCGGCTACTCCGCGGACATCGACCCGAAAAAGCTCTCGGGCCGATCGATCGCGTTCGTCGGCATCGAAGTCGAGAGCGGACGCTACGTTGAGGCGACTCGCGAGCTCAAGAACGTCGACGATATCGAGACACTGTACAGTTCGAGCGGCGATCACACCCTGATGGCCGAAGTCCGTGCACCCGACGGCGATGCGGTCGGCGCAATCATTGCAGATGCCATCCTCCCGATCGACGGCGTCACCGCTGCGCATCCCTCCTTCCTTCAGGAACGGCTCAAGTGA
- a CDS encoding DUF7405 family protein codes for MPSDPPRPIDRRAFVKSAVAIGGASALSACLDMEANADSSGEPEFPRGPDDLSTLPERQHAWNEFLVTDANGDTVLPRHQVLLSLSYTGSVPPTDAERETVENTFRTVERAFERGTGGEAGATFNDGLLFMFGYAPAYFARFDASLPDDIDLPTPTAVLDELDEPTDRADSADALLTLNSDYGSIPLAVEEALFGEQDTLNGVEMDATFDEVFEVVDRRTGVVGRGLLAEEIDHDAIDDDAPLSMGYKSGYQDTNPAEDRVTVREGPFAGGTTQLTSRLGIDLDAWYDLDADARVTQMFSTAHTTREVGETGENLGGRSGITEEMAEDLETKADDHGRLGHAQKAARARDNDFAPKILRRSEGVGTSPDHDAGMNFNSIQRGMESFIEARKAMDDLGGADAHHSGIVDFLTVERRATYLVPPRPLRALPGPRPDQE; via the coding sequence GTGCCATCCGATCCTCCTCGGCCGATCGACCGCCGCGCATTCGTGAAAAGCGCGGTGGCGATCGGCGGCGCGAGCGCGTTGTCGGCGTGTCTCGACATGGAGGCGAACGCCGACTCGTCGGGCGAACCCGAGTTTCCGCGCGGTCCCGATGACCTCTCGACCCTCCCCGAGCGACAGCACGCGTGGAACGAGTTTCTGGTCACGGACGCCAACGGTGACACCGTCCTCCCGCGCCACCAGGTGCTGCTCTCGCTTTCGTACACCGGGTCGGTACCGCCGACTGACGCCGAGCGAGAGACCGTCGAGAACACGTTTCGCACCGTCGAACGAGCCTTCGAGCGCGGCACTGGCGGCGAAGCCGGCGCGACGTTCAACGACGGTCTCCTGTTCATGTTCGGGTACGCGCCCGCGTACTTCGCCCGGTTCGACGCGTCGCTGCCGGACGACATCGATCTCCCGACGCCCACGGCCGTACTCGACGAGCTCGACGAGCCGACCGATCGTGCCGACAGCGCCGACGCACTCCTGACCTTGAACAGCGATTACGGCTCGATCCCGCTCGCGGTCGAGGAAGCGCTGTTCGGTGAACAGGACACGCTCAACGGCGTCGAGATGGACGCGACGTTCGACGAGGTCTTCGAGGTGGTCGACCGCCGAACCGGCGTCGTTGGTCGAGGACTGCTGGCGGAGGAGATCGATCACGACGCGATCGACGACGACGCACCGCTCTCGATGGGGTACAAGTCGGGCTATCAGGACACCAACCCCGCCGAGGATCGCGTGACCGTTCGAGAAGGACCGTTCGCCGGCGGGACGACCCAGCTCACCTCGCGGCTGGGCATCGATCTCGACGCGTGGTACGATCTCGACGCTGACGCCCGCGTGACCCAGATGTTCAGCACCGCACACACCACGCGGGAAGTGGGCGAGACCGGCGAGAACCTCGGTGGTCGGAGCGGGATCACCGAGGAGATGGCCGAAGACCTCGAAACCAAGGCCGACGACCACGGCCGGCTGGGCCACGCACAGAAGGCTGCGCGGGCGCGCGACAACGATTTCGCTCCCAAGATCCTTCGGCGATCCGAGGGAGTCGGTACCTCGCCTGACCACGACGCGGGAATGAACTTCAACTCGATTCAGCGCGGGATGGAGAGCTTTATCGAGGCGCGAAAGGCGATGGACGATCTCGGTGGTGCGGACGCCCACCACAGTGGGATCGTCGACTTCCTTACTGTCGAGCGCCGGGCGACGTACCTCGTCCCGCCGCGCCCGTTGCGGGCGCTACCGGGGCCGCGACCCGACCAGGAGTGA
- a CDS encoding CRTAC1 family protein, producing MREGFRAIVLVAAVVLAGCLGGATGGTPSDTALSFAAADDAGLDYETTDSGLGNGNDSVYTADYDNDLHTDLLAIGGDDPALFHNTGGAFERSEALPTIPGHVQSALFFDRDTDGWQDLLVLRRNATPVFLENREGEFHEIDVGLDDELAIPVSASAADYTGDGCPDLFIAQYGDWENTTPRAWNAPTTLIEQDNGNQNLLYRGTCADATNASGGFERATDAGIEGSHWSLATSFVDLNADGRSDIHVANDYYNDTIYYNKGDGTFEKRVLGEETDRNGMSSETTDLDGDGRLDLFVTNIYFPENTSALSEQERELFESFVENRLGKRMRGNNVLLGANETNGTNNAGSTSSAGDTGRTNATDAGFTYAGERLGLYRGGWGWAAAITDFDSDGEQDVFHTTQTVIAFNDSEPRYPTPMTWVQHDGDFYRQSATGIGFESTNGRGVSHLDYDRSGTADLALATYDDRHRLYRNNATQGNSLQVRVKSGSLDYTSLGARVYATTGNDTQLRMNTAKADYQSQDTRFVHFGLGENESVSALRVVWPDGTERVLGNVSAGQRIVVTPDGIADRASYRNATG from the coding sequence ATGCGCGAGGGGTTCCGAGCGATCGTTCTCGTTGCCGCCGTGGTGCTTGCGGGCTGTCTCGGCGGGGCGACGGGCGGGACTCCCTCGGACACTGCGCTCTCATTCGCCGCGGCCGACGACGCCGGTCTCGACTACGAGACGACGGATTCGGGCCTCGGCAACGGCAACGACAGCGTCTACACCGCGGATTACGATAACGATCTTCACACAGACCTCCTCGCCATCGGTGGCGACGATCCCGCACTCTTCCACAACACGGGTGGTGCGTTCGAGCGCTCGGAGGCGCTCCCCACGATACCGGGCCACGTTCAGAGCGCGCTCTTTTTCGACCGCGACACCGACGGCTGGCAGGATCTCCTCGTACTCCGGCGGAACGCCACACCAGTCTTCCTCGAAAACCGCGAGGGCGAATTCCACGAGATTGACGTGGGGCTCGACGACGAGCTCGCGATCCCGGTGAGTGCGAGCGCCGCCGACTACACCGGCGACGGCTGTCCCGACCTGTTCATCGCCCAGTACGGCGACTGGGAGAACACCACTCCGCGCGCGTGGAACGCGCCGACCACGCTGATCGAGCAGGACAACGGTAACCAGAACCTGCTCTACCGCGGGACCTGTGCGGACGCCACGAACGCAAGCGGCGGGTTCGAGCGCGCCACCGACGCCGGGATCGAGGGTTCACACTGGAGCCTCGCGACCAGTTTCGTCGACCTCAACGCCGACGGCCGATCCGACATCCACGTCGCCAACGACTACTACAACGACACGATCTACTACAACAAGGGCGACGGCACGTTCGAAAAGCGGGTGCTCGGCGAGGAGACCGACCGGAACGGGATGTCCTCCGAGACGACCGATCTCGATGGCGACGGTCGGCTCGATCTGTTCGTCACCAACATTTACTTCCCCGAGAACACGAGCGCGCTGTCCGAACAGGAGCGAGAACTGTTCGAGAGCTTCGTCGAGAACCGCCTCGGCAAGCGAATGCGGGGCAACAACGTACTGCTCGGAGCAAACGAGACGAACGGCACGAACAACGCCGGCAGCACCAGCAGTGCTGGCGACACGGGCCGTACCAACGCCACCGACGCAGGATTCACCTACGCCGGTGAGCGTCTCGGCCTGTACCGGGGTGGCTGGGGTTGGGCGGCGGCGATCACGGACTTCGACAGCGACGGCGAGCAGGACGTGTTCCACACCACCCAGACCGTCATTGCGTTCAACGACTCCGAACCACGGTACCCGACCCCGATGACGTGGGTCCAGCACGACGGCGACTTCTACCGCCAGAGCGCGACCGGGATCGGGTTCGAATCGACCAACGGTCGCGGAGTTTCCCACCTCGACTACGATCGCTCCGGAACTGCGGACCTCGCGCTGGCGACCTACGACGACCGCCACCGGCTCTACCGCAATAACGCCACACAGGGCAACAGCCTCCAGGTTCGCGTGAAGTCAGGGAGCCTGGACTACACCTCGCTCGGCGCACGGGTGTACGCCACTACTGGCAACGACACCCAGCTCCGGATGAACACCGCAAAGGCCGACTACCAGTCCCAGGACACCCGCTTCGTTCACTTCGGGCTCGGCGAGAACGAGTCGGTATCGGCACTCCGTGTGGTCTGGCCCGACGGCACGGAGCGCGTCCTCGGAAACGTCTCGGCGGGCCAGCGGATCGTGGTGACGCCCGATGGAATCGCCGACCGCGCGAGCTATCGGAACGCCACGGGCTGA
- a CDS encoding sulfatase-like hydrolase/transferase gives MPSKPNLLVLCVDCLREDCLASSASDTPFLDDFRASGLACEQLFATATTTTPAVASLLTGSYSERNGVHSLQHGRLDPEISTFPGILAEHGWHTEALVTGPLVAETDLDRGFDVYRHREEDRSLFGDWRETAHDRLAGLPEPFAAFVHLWELHEDIDVPAEYDEPAYGDTGYTRALSALDRELQDLVEALPENTLVAIHGDHGESITHRHNPLRLLGKSVRDAVRYYGGVDTRAVVGRLNRSLDGVGPDIADHFLENGHGENVFDFATNVPFLLSGPGIDPATITAQTRQIDVLPTLLAALDIDIDVGMDGEALLPADGVTDRPAYMRACGASLHRTRNWARAIRHDGAKYVEYPDREWDAELYDLDADPRELAPIEADRLASRLQRHLPTEELGDAERLDIDARLRDLGYL, from the coding sequence GTGCCCTCGAAACCGAACCTCCTCGTGCTCTGTGTCGACTGTCTCCGTGAGGACTGCCTCGCGTCGAGCGCGTCCGACACGCCGTTTCTCGACGATTTCAGAGCATCGGGACTCGCCTGCGAGCAGCTCTTCGCGACCGCGACCACGACGACGCCCGCAGTCGCGAGCCTCCTCACGGGCTCGTACTCCGAGCGCAACGGCGTCCACTCGCTCCAGCACGGTCGGCTCGACCCCGAGATCTCGACGTTCCCCGGAATCCTCGCCGAACACGGCTGGCACACCGAAGCACTCGTCACCGGCCCGCTGGTCGCAGAGACTGATCTCGATCGGGGGTTCGATGTCTACCGCCACCGCGAGGAGGACCGGTCGCTGTTCGGCGACTGGCGCGAGACTGCGCACGACCGGCTCGCGGGGCTTCCGGAGCCGTTCGCGGCGTTCGTCCACTTGTGGGAGCTCCACGAAGACATCGACGTACCTGCTGAATACGACGAACCGGCTTACGGCGACACTGGATACACCCGTGCGCTCAGCGCGCTCGATCGGGAGCTCCAGGATCTGGTCGAGGCACTTCCCGAGAACACCCTCGTCGCGATCCACGGCGATCACGGTGAGAGCATCACCCACCGCCACAACCCGCTCCGACTTCTCGGCAAGAGCGTCCGCGACGCCGTCCGGTACTACGGCGGCGTCGACACTCGCGCCGTGGTCGGCCGATTGAATCGTTCGCTCGATGGGGTCGGCCCCGACATCGCCGATCATTTCCTCGAAAACGGCCACGGTGAGAACGTTTTCGACTTCGCGACCAACGTCCCCTTCCTCCTCTCCGGGCCGGGGATCGACCCTGCGACGATCACCGCCCAGACCCGGCAGATCGACGTTCTCCCGACGTTACTCGCGGCACTCGACATCGATATCGACGTCGGAATGGACGGCGAAGCGCTCCTGCCGGCGGACGGAGTTACCGACCGTCCGGCGTACATGCGGGCGTGCGGTGCGTCGCTCCATCGCACGCGCAACTGGGCGCGCGCGATCCGCCATGACGGTGCGAAGTACGTAGAGTACCCCGACCGCGAGTGGGATGCAGAGCTCTACGATCTCGACGCCGATCCCCGAGAGCTCGCCCCGATCGAGGCCGACCGGCTGGCGTCGCGGCTGCAACGCCACCTCCCGACCGAGGAACTCGGTGACGCCGAACGACTCGACATCGACGCCCGACTGCGGGACCTCGGTTATCTCTAA
- a CDS encoding sugar transferase, translating into MGLTTGLRYRVASTLGTAVLVVGAIVVANHPFAQQILTSLPVSGRLVPTTLTDGALTVAAATALVVVFIALGPLFKPRPRRILDTISLTVRRLFAACLALAAVGYLDYTYRLPRTTLVMMAVLLGVWLPAWFVLIRRRPAAGNHRAVLVGDDPTAMAEIFETTDLSIVGYVAPAIQYDPTPVGQESATRFADGGTHQQPRLDDVECLGGLSRLEEVFVEHDIDTAVLAFERSDRAEFFGTLATCYDHGVAAKAHRKHADSVLTTDTSVVGLVDIQLEPWDWEDRALKRLFDIAFAATGLIVLLPIILPIAVAIKLDSPGPVLYGQERTAEFGETVEIYKFRSMVNDAEADTGAKLSEEDAGGIDSRVTRTGRILRRTHLDEIPQLWSILVGDMAVVGPRPERPELDADIESGITQWRRRWFVKPGLTGLAQINGATGHDPERKLRYDTQYIHQQSFWVDVRIVVRQVWMVISDTLTVVATDDSSEK; encoded by the coding sequence ATGGGGCTTACCACAGGGCTGCGGTATCGCGTCGCGAGCACCCTCGGAACTGCTGTGCTCGTCGTAGGCGCGATCGTGGTAGCCAATCACCCGTTCGCTCAGCAGATCCTGACGTCGCTCCCCGTCTCGGGCCGACTCGTGCCCACGACACTCACCGACGGAGCGTTGACGGTGGCCGCAGCTACTGCCCTCGTCGTGGTGTTTATCGCACTTGGGCCACTGTTCAAGCCTCGGCCCCGCCGGATTCTCGACACCATCTCACTCACTGTCCGTCGGCTGTTTGCGGCGTGTCTCGCGCTTGCTGCGGTCGGCTACCTCGATTACACCTACCGACTTCCCCGGACTACGCTCGTAATGATGGCTGTGCTACTTGGGGTTTGGCTCCCCGCGTGGTTCGTCCTGATCCGTCGACGCCCTGCCGCCGGGAACCACCGCGCGGTGCTGGTCGGCGACGATCCGACTGCGATGGCCGAAATCTTCGAAACCACCGATCTCTCGATCGTGGGCTACGTCGCCCCTGCCATCCAGTACGACCCCACACCTGTAGGACAGGAATCAGCCACCCGATTCGCCGACGGTGGCACTCACCAGCAGCCTCGTCTCGACGACGTGGAGTGTCTCGGCGGGCTCTCACGGCTCGAAGAGGTCTTCGTCGAACACGACATCGACACTGCAGTGCTCGCATTCGAGCGATCGGATCGCGCGGAGTTCTTCGGCACGCTCGCGACATGTTACGACCACGGCGTGGCCGCGAAAGCCCACCGTAAACACGCCGACAGCGTCCTCACTACCGATACGAGTGTCGTCGGCCTCGTCGACATCCAACTCGAACCCTGGGACTGGGAAGACCGGGCGCTGAAGCGGCTGTTCGACATCGCGTTCGCCGCCACCGGGCTGATCGTGCTCCTGCCGATCATTCTCCCGATCGCGGTCGCGATCAAGCTCGATAGTCCGGGGCCAGTGCTCTACGGTCAGGAGCGCACCGCGGAGTTCGGCGAAACCGTCGAGATCTACAAGTTCCGGAGCATGGTCAACGATGCCGAGGCCGACACCGGCGCGAAGTTGAGCGAGGAGGACGCCGGCGGTATCGACTCCCGCGTCACCCGCACCGGGCGCATCCTCAGACGCACTCATCTCGACGAGATTCCTCAACTCTGGTCGATCCTCGTCGGCGATATGGCGGTCGTCGGCCCACGACCCGAACGTCCCGAACTCGATGCCGACATCGAGTCCGGCATTACCCAGTGGCGACGGCGGTGGTTCGTCAAACCCGGTCTGACCGGCCTCGCCCAGATCAATGGTGCCACTGGCCACGATCCCGAGCGGAAACTCCGGTACGACACCCAGTACATCCACCAGCAATCGTTCTGGGTCGATGTCCGGATCGTCGTTCGCCAGGTCTGGATGGTCATAAGTGATACACTAACGGTTGTCGCGACTGATGACAGCTCCGAGAAGTGA
- a CDS encoding lysylphosphatidylglycerol synthase transmembrane domain-containing protein — MRRGKLSSVLVGFAAAGVVFAALFWFVGVEDVLAAITRASLPLVGVVAAMIVAWLLAWGLALRCILAALGVDLSSFDSVLVTAAAAFINHVVPFGQASSEPVTAWLLTDISDTEFETALASIASLDALNFVPSLSFAVVGVGYYATAVALSDGLAVLVASVIVAAVGLPLLAALAWRRRVALQRRLVSGLTPVIRRISGALPGDPLEPDEIATRIGNFVEAVERVAGDRRRVAAALAFSATGWACQALGLWVALLAVGASVPIYIPFFVVPIGTTASIVPTPGGLGGIETVNITLLVLVTSVSPTTATAAVTIHSVGGFFLTNSLGAAAAATIKIRGASIVGRPA; from the coding sequence ATGCGTCGCGGAAAGCTCTCGTCGGTGCTCGTCGGGTTCGCCGCCGCCGGCGTCGTGTTCGCCGCGCTGTTCTGGTTCGTCGGCGTCGAGGACGTGCTCGCGGCGATCACGCGCGCCAGCCTCCCACTCGTGGGCGTCGTCGCCGCGATGATCGTAGCATGGCTCCTCGCATGGGGACTCGCGCTCCGCTGCATCCTCGCGGCGCTCGGCGTCGATCTCTCGTCGTTCGATTCGGTGCTTGTCACCGCCGCTGCGGCCTTCATCAACCACGTAGTGCCGTTCGGCCAGGCGAGCAGCGAACCGGTCACGGCGTGGCTGCTGACCGATATCTCCGACACGGAGTTCGAGACCGCACTCGCCTCCATCGCGAGCCTCGACGCGCTCAACTTCGTCCCCTCGCTCTCCTTTGCGGTCGTTGGCGTCGGGTATTACGCTACTGCGGTCGCGCTCAGCGACGGGCTCGCGGTACTGGTCGCCAGCGTGATCGTGGCGGCGGTCGGACTACCACTACTGGCAGCGCTCGCTTGGCGGCGTCGCGTGGCGCTCCAGCGCCGACTCGTAAGTGGTTTGACGCCGGTGATCCGTCGGATCTCGGGCGCGCTTCCTGGTGATCCGCTGGAACCCGACGAGATCGCAACCCGGATCGGGAACTTCGTCGAAGCGGTCGAGCGCGTCGCGGGCGATCGGCGGCGGGTGGCGGCCGCACTCGCCTTTTCGGCGACCGGCTGGGCGTGCCAGGCGCTCGGGCTCTGGGTCGCGCTGCTCGCTGTCGGCGCGTCGGTTCCGATCTACATCCCGTTTTTCGTCGTTCCGATCGGCACCACCGCGAGCATCGTGCCGACGCCGGGTGGGCTCGGCGGGATCGAGACGGTCAACATCACCCTCCTCGTGCTCGTGACGAGCGTGAGCCCGACGACTGCGACCGCCGCGGTGACGATCCACAGCGTCGGCGGGTTCTTCCTGACCAATAGCTTAGGTGCCGCTGCGGCGGCGACGATCAAGATCCGCGGTGCGTCGATCGTGGGCCGGCCAGCTTAG
- the pan1 gene encoding proteasome-activating nucleotidase Pan1, whose protein sequence is MTDTVDDVEQPYDTDASHQEKIESLEDRIDILDAQNEEMRDKLLDANAENNKYQQKLERLNHENKKLKQSPLFVATVQEVAEDGVIIKQHGNNQEALTEVTDELREKLEPGSRVAVNNSLSVVTDLSDETDVRARVMEVEESPGVNYDDIGGLAEQMNEVRETVELPLESPEMFDDVGIQPPSGVLLHGPPGTGKTMLAKAVANQTDATFIKMAGSELVHKFIGEGAKLVRDLFEVAREHEPAVIFIDEIDAIASKRTDSKTSGDAEVQRTMMQLLSEMDGFEERGEIRIIAATNRFDMLDRAILRPGRFDRLIEVPKPDAEGREKIFAIHTQDMNLADDVDFGDLAANATDASGADIKAVCTEAGMFAIRDDRTEVRMADFDEAWTKIEAEDEESDEVTKTFA, encoded by the coding sequence ATGACCGATACGGTGGACGACGTGGAGCAACCGTACGATACCGACGCCTCACACCAGGAGAAGATCGAGTCGCTCGAAGATCGCATCGACATCCTCGACGCCCAGAACGAGGAGATGCGCGACAAACTGTTGGATGCGAACGCCGAGAACAACAAGTACCAGCAGAAGCTCGAACGGCTCAACCACGAGAACAAGAAGCTGAAGCAGTCGCCGCTGTTCGTCGCCACGGTCCAAGAAGTCGCCGAGGACGGCGTCATCATCAAACAGCACGGCAACAACCAGGAGGCGCTCACCGAGGTCACCGACGAACTCCGCGAGAAGCTCGAACCCGGCTCCCGTGTCGCGGTCAACAACTCCCTCTCCGTGGTGACCGACCTCTCGGACGAGACCGATGTCCGGGCACGCGTGATGGAAGTCGAGGAGAGCCCCGGAGTGAACTACGACGACATCGGCGGCCTCGCAGAACAGATGAACGAGGTGCGCGAGACCGTCGAGCTCCCCCTCGAAAGTCCCGAGATGTTCGACGACGTCGGCATCCAGCCCCCATCGGGTGTGCTGCTCCACGGTCCGCCCGGGACGGGGAAGACGATGCTCGCGAAGGCGGTCGCGAACCAGACCGACGCGACCTTCATCAAGATGGCGGGCTCGGAGCTCGTCCACAAGTTCATCGGCGAGGGCGCGAAACTCGTCCGGGATCTCTTCGAGGTTGCCCGCGAGCACGAGCCCGCGGTGATCTTCATCGACGAGATCGACGCGATCGCCTCCAAACGCACCGACTCCAAAACGTCGGGCGACGCCGAGGTCCAGCGCACGATGATGCAGCTCCTCAGCGAGATGGATGGGTTCGAGGAGCGCGGCGAGATCCGGATCATCGCCGCCACCAACCGCTTCGACATGCTCGATCGCGCCATCCTCCGTCCCGGTCGGTTCGATCGGCTCATCGAAGTTCCCAAACCCGACGCCGAGGGGCGCGAGAAGATCTTCGCGATCCACACTCAGGACATGAATCTCGCCGACGATGTCGACTTCGGTGACCTCGCGGCGAACGCGACCGACGCCAGCGGCGCGGACATCAAGGCTGTCTGCACTGAGGCCGGGATGTTCGCCATCCGGGACGACCGCACCGAGGTCCGGATGGCCGATTTCGACGAAGCGTGGACGAAGATCGAGGCCGAGGACGAGGAGTCCGACGAAGTCACCAAAACCTTCGCCTGA
- a CDS encoding metallophosphoesterase family protein, translating to MTTLLHVSDTHLGNRQYRSDVRRADFADGFDAAIDIATEEAVDAVIHTGDLFDDPSPSVPTVNRCLDAVRRLAEADIPFYAIVGNHERKREEQWMDIVKRFGNTARLTKTPTVVTDADGDDPVSLYGIDAVRSPEWETADFALDDCPDDHVSLLCMHELLEPLVPPHRGNPYDLESGVLDRLNFLPDGLALGDFHSTCQTETRGVTAFYPGATERCSVAETGTPSVYLIEVEEGDFTLTTRTIESAGRENVPREFAVVNVAFEAGHGIEFVEERVLEEAGTNALEELVVVVRLRGADVSVTASDVHDLLADYDVAVPHVSDKRVAEAEFDFEFDEGEAEADIDRLLDDAVGEIDLSAITAGADDLVRSPEWEDVDVDDIREEMNARIRTAQTETFGEATIEER from the coding sequence ATGACGACACTGCTCCACGTAAGCGACACACATCTCGGAAACCGACAGTATCGAAGCGACGTGCGTCGAGCGGATTTCGCCGACGGGTTCGACGCGGCTATCGACATCGCGACCGAAGAAGCAGTCGACGCAGTCATCCATACGGGCGATCTGTTCGACGACCCGTCCCCGAGTGTCCCGACGGTCAACCGCTGCCTCGACGCCGTCCGTCGCCTCGCCGAGGCAGATATCCCCTTCTACGCTATCGTCGGAAACCACGAACGAAAGCGCGAGGAGCAGTGGATGGACATCGTCAAGCGGTTCGGCAACACCGCTCGTCTCACGAAGACGCCCACCGTGGTGACGGACGCCGACGGCGACGATCCCGTCTCGCTGTACGGCATCGACGCCGTCCGCTCTCCCGAGTGGGAGACCGCCGATTTCGCCCTCGACGACTGTCCCGACGATCACGTATCCCTGCTCTGTATGCACGAACTGCTCGAACCGCTCGTCCCGCCCCACCGTGGTAATCCGTACGATCTCGAATCGGGCGTTCTCGATCGATTGAACTTCCTTCCCGATGGGCTCGCACTGGGCGATTTCCACTCGACGTGCCAGACCGAGACACGCGGCGTGACAGCGTTCTATCCTGGGGCAACCGAACGGTGCTCGGTCGCCGAGACCGGTACTCCGAGCGTCTATCTCATCGAAGTCGAAGAGGGGGACTTCACACTCACGACGCGAACCATCGAGAGTGCGGGCCGCGAGAACGTTCCCAGGGAGTTCGCCGTCGTGAACGTGGCGTTTGAGGCAGGACACGGGATCGAGTTCGTCGAGGAACGAGTGCTCGAGGAGGCCGGAACGAACGCCCTCGAAGAGCTGGTGGTCGTCGTTCGCCTCCGGGGAGCCGACGTTTCCGTCACCGCCAGCGATGTCCACGATCTGCTCGCCGACTACGACGTCGCCGTTCCTCACGTCTCCGACAAGCGAGTCGCCGAGGCGGAGTTCGACTTCGAGTTCGACGAGGGCGAGGCCGAGGCAGACATCGATCGCCTGCTCGACGACGCGGTAGGCGAGATCGACCTCTCGGCGATCACCGCTGGAGCCGACGATCTCGTCCGCTCCCCGGAGTGGGAGGACGTCGACGTGGACGACATCCGCGAGGAGATGAACGCCCGCATCCGAACGGCTCAGACCGAGACGTTTGGTGAGGCTACCATCGAGGAGCGATAA
- a CDS encoding alpha/beta fold hydrolase, translating to MKLRAAVGALAGAGLVAVTNRALTGRAGVLDHALPGTQHTYRWRGFDIAYAEAGDPDDPDCLLLHGINAAGSSREFERVFEQLAAEYHVIAPDFPGFGRSDRPPLVYSASLYTTFVTEFACELTDDAVCVASSLSGAYAALAADDAGFAELVLVCPTAETMPERRVWFRSLLRSPFVGEALFNLLASKPSLRYFERDHAIADPSILTEEYIDYRWRTTHQPGARFAPASFVSGFLDPDIDLGDRLAALDIPTTIVWGRDADPPGLERGRELADTADARLVVFDDAKLLPHVERSAAFVDTLAETLPA from the coding sequence ATGAAACTTCGCGCCGCCGTCGGTGCTCTCGCTGGCGCGGGACTCGTCGCCGTGACCAATCGTGCACTGACCGGTCGTGCGGGCGTGCTCGATCACGCGCTTCCCGGCACCCAGCACACGTACCGCTGGCGAGGGTTCGACATCGCCTACGCCGAAGCGGGCGATCCGGACGATCCCGACTGTCTCCTGCTCCACGGGATCAACGCCGCCGGATCGAGCCGGGAGTTCGAGCGAGTCTTCGAGCAACTCGCCGCCGAGTACCACGTGATCGCGCCCGACTTTCCGGGGTTCGGACGCTCGGACCGGCCGCCCCTCGTGTACTCCGCGTCACTCTACACCACGTTCGTGACCGAGTTCGCTTGCGAACTCACCGACGACGCGGTCTGTGTCGCGTCGTCGCTTTCAGGTGCGTACGCCGCACTCGCTGCCGACGACGCCGGCTTCGCCGAGCTCGTTCTCGTCTGTCCGACCGCCGAGACGATGCCCGAGCGTCGGGTGTGGTTCCGCTCGCTGCTCCGCTCGCCGTTTGTCGGCGAAGCGCTGTTCAACCTCCTCGCCAGCAAGCCCTCGCTCCGGTACTTCGAACGCGATCACGCCATCGCCGACCCGTCGATTCTCACCGAGGAGTATATCGACTATCGCTGGCGGACGACCCACCAGCCGGGTGCGCGGTTCGCCCCCGCCTCGTTCGTGAGCGGGTTTCTCGATCCCGACATCGATCTCGGCGATCGACTCGCTGCGCTCGACATCCCGACCACGATCGTCTGGGGCCGCGATGCCGATCCCCCGGGACTCGAACGCGGTCGGGAGCTTGCGGATACCGCCGACGCGCGGTTGGTGGTGTTCGACGACGCCAAACTCCTTCCGCACGTCGAACGGTCGGCGGCGTTCGTCGATACACTCGCCGAAACGCTCCCGGCGTAG